Proteins encoded within one genomic window of Nitrospina gracilis 3/211:
- the rplK gene encoding 50S ribosomal protein L11: protein MATKKKKVAAQIKLQIAAGQATPSPPVGPALGQNGVNIMDFCKAFNAATQGQEGMIIPVVISVYEDRSFSFITKSPPASVLLKQAAGIAKGSTHPSKENVGTVTRAQVKEIAEIKKADLNAYDTDAAMKIIEGSAKSMGIKVTD, encoded by the coding sequence ATGGCCACTAAGAAAAAGAAGGTTGCGGCGCAGATCAAGCTGCAGATAGCCGCCGGGCAGGCAACGCCTTCGCCGCCCGTAGGGCCGGCGCTCGGTCAGAACGGCGTCAACATCATGGATTTCTGCAAGGCGTTCAATGCCGCCACGCAGGGCCAGGAAGGTATGATCATTCCGGTCGTCATCTCGGTGTATGAGGACCGCAGTTTCAGTTTCATCACCAAGTCGCCGCCCGCCTCGGTTCTGCTCAAGCAGGCGGCGGGCATTGCCAAGGGCTCGACCCACCCCAGCAAGGAAAACGTGGGCACGGTGACGCGGGCGCAGGTGAAGGAAATCGCCGAAATCAAAAAGGCAGACCTCAACGCATACGATACGGACGCGGCGATGAAGATCATCGAGGGGTCCGCAAAAAGTATGGGCATCAAGGTTACGGATTAG
- the rplA gene encoding 50S ribosomal protein L1, producing MARHGKKYRAAAEKIDRNQRYALEEALQLAKGGVEAKFDQSLDVAVRLGVDPRKADQNIRGSVVLPKGTGKKFRVLVFAKGEKETEAKEAGAEFVGGDDLVKKIQDGWFEFDRVVATPDMMGTVGKLGKVLGPRGLMPNPKTGTVTFDVADAIRQIQAGKVDFRVDKAGIVHASVGKASFSVEDLAENFKEFMGTLVKMKPSTAKGVYIRGVSLSTTMGPGVKVAYTGA from the coding sequence ATGGCCAGGCATGGAAAGAAATACCGGGCGGCGGCGGAGAAGATCGACCGCAATCAGCGTTACGCGCTGGAAGAGGCGTTGCAGCTTGCCAAGGGCGGCGTGGAGGCCAAGTTCGACCAGTCGCTGGACGTGGCGGTGAGGCTGGGCGTCGATCCCCGGAAGGCGGACCAGAACATCCGCGGCAGTGTGGTGCTTCCCAAGGGCACGGGCAAGAAGTTCCGCGTGCTGGTGTTCGCCAAGGGAGAGAAGGAAACCGAAGCCAAGGAAGCGGGCGCGGAGTTCGTCGGCGGTGACGACCTGGTGAAGAAGATTCAGGACGGCTGGTTTGAGTTTGACCGCGTCGTGGCCACGCCGGACATGATGGGCACCGTGGGCAAGCTCGGCAAGGTGCTGGGCCCGAGGGGCCTCATGCCCAACCCGAAGACCGGCACCGTCACCTTCGACGTGGCGGACGCCATCCGGCAGATTCAGGCGGGCAAGGTGGATTTCCGCGTGGACAAGGCGGGTATCGTGCACGCATCGGTGGGCAAGGCCAGTTTTTCGGTGGAAGACCTTGCGGAGAATTTCAAGGAGTTCATGGGCACGCTGGTCAAGATGAAGCCCTCTACGGCAAAGGGCGTGTACATCCGGGGCGTGTCGTTGTCCACCACCATGGGGCCGGGAGTTAAGGTCGCTTACACCGGCGCCTGA
- the rplL gene encoding 50S ribosomal protein L7/L12, whose amino-acid sequence MAVTKEDVVSFIDNMTVLEMSEFVKELEEKYGVTAAAPAMMAMPAGAGGDAGAAAEEKTEFDVVLTAAGDKKIQVIKEVRGITGLGLKDAKDLVEAAPKPIKEGVKKEEAEEIKKKIEEAGGTVEIK is encoded by the coding sequence ATGGCAGTCACGAAAGAGGACGTCGTTTCCTTCATCGACAACATGACGGTTTTGGAGATGTCGGAATTCGTCAAGGAATTGGAAGAGAAGTACGGTGTCACGGCAGCGGCCCCGGCCATGATGGCGATGCCGGCAGGTGCGGGTGGCGATGCCGGTGCGGCTGCGGAAGAGAAAACCGAGTTCGACGTGGTGCTGACTGCGGCCGGTGACAAGAAAATCCAGGTGATCAAGGAAGTGCGCGGCATCACGGGCCTGGGTCTGAAAGACGCCAAGGACCTGGTGGAAGCGGCTCCCAAGCCGATCAAGGAAGGTGTCAAAAAGGAGGAAGCTGAGGAGATCAAGAAGAAGATCGAAGAAGCCGGTGGAACTGTTGAGATTAAGTAA
- the rplJ gene encoding 50S ribosomal protein L10 — protein MPTPVKAKEIERLNGVFAKAKSAVLANYQGLSAEQMTQLRSHMRERSLEFKVIKNTLARIAAKNTPFEVLDTSWEGPVSIIVSFDDEVAPAKALSDFAKSGAEKNPQVVCGVVDGQAVTPEQVKALADLPSKEVLISQMLSVMQGPTRNFVGVFASLQRSLVGTLDAIREKKAQQG, from the coding sequence GTGCCGACACCAGTGAAAGCAAAAGAAATAGAACGGTTGAACGGAGTGTTCGCCAAGGCCAAGTCAGCGGTGCTGGCAAATTACCAGGGCCTGTCGGCAGAGCAGATGACACAACTTCGGTCGCACATGCGTGAGCGGTCGCTGGAATTCAAGGTCATCAAGAACACCCTCGCCCGCATTGCGGCGAAGAACACGCCCTTCGAGGTTTTGGATACCTCGTGGGAAGGGCCTGTGTCCATCATCGTCAGCTTCGATGACGAGGTGGCTCCGGCCAAGGCGCTTTCCGACTTTGCCAAGTCGGGCGCAGAAAAAAATCCGCAGGTGGTCTGCGGCGTGGTGGATGGGCAGGCGGTGACGCCGGAACAGGTGAAGGCTTTGGCAGACCTGCCGTCCAAGGAAGTATTGATTTCGCAAATGCTTTCGGTCATGCAGGGCCCGACGCGCAACTTTGTCGGCGTGTTCGCCAGTCTGCAGCGCAGCCTGGTGGGAACCCTGGATGCCATCCGCGAGAAGAAGGCCCAGCAGGGCTGA
- the nusG gene encoding transcription termination/antitermination protein NusG: protein MSEENVDMENAVAKGKDWYVIHTYSGYENKVKLSLEERFAHQGVRDKLGEIVIPTEEVVEVRQGKKKISSRKFLPGYVLISVDMDQDVWYLIKNTPKVTGFLGGTEPTPLSEAEVKEIMDQVKGESQRPKPKFQFEKGEGVRVIDGPFMNFNGTVEEVNHDKGKVKVMVSIFGRATPVELEFPQIEKV from the coding sequence ATGAGTGAAGAAAATGTGGACATGGAAAACGCGGTGGCCAAGGGGAAGGACTGGTATGTCATTCATACCTATTCCGGCTACGAGAACAAGGTCAAGCTGAGCCTGGAAGAGCGCTTTGCGCACCAGGGGGTCCGCGACAAGCTGGGTGAGATCGTTATCCCCACGGAAGAAGTTGTGGAGGTGCGTCAGGGCAAAAAGAAAATCAGTTCGCGCAAGTTCCTGCCCGGGTACGTATTGATCTCGGTGGATATGGATCAGGACGTCTGGTACCTGATCAAGAACACGCCGAAGGTCACCGGGTTTCTGGGCGGCACGGAGCCGACGCCTTTGTCCGAGGCGGAGGTCAAGGAAATCATGGACCAGGTCAAGGGCGAGTCCCAGCGGCCGAAGCCGAAATTCCAGTTCGAGAAGGGCGAGGGCGTACGAGTGATCGACGGCCCGTTCATGAACTTCAACGGCACGGTAGAGGAAGTGAACCACGACAAGGGCAAGGTGAAGGTCATGGTTTCTATTTTCGGTCGGGCGACGCCGGTGGAGCTGGAATTTCCGCAGATTGAGAAAGTCTGA